Proteins encoded within one genomic window of Citrobacter amalonaticus Y19:
- the yjiA gene encoding GTPase — protein sequence MTPIAVTLLTGFLGAGKTTLLRHILNEEHGYKIAVIENEFGEVSVDDQLIGDRATQIKTLTNGCICCTRSNELEDALLDLLDNLDKGNISFDRLVIECTGMADPGPIIQTFFSHEIICQRYLLDGVIALVDAVHADDQMNQFTIAQSQVGYADRILLTKTDVAGESEKLRERLARINARAPVYTVTHGDIDLSLLFDTNGFMLEENVVSAKPRFHFIGDKQNDISSIVVELDYPVDISDVSRVMENLLLESAEKLLRYKGMLWIEGEPNRLLFQGVQRLYSADWDRPWGDEPPHSTLVFIGIQLPEDEIRAAFAGLKK from the coding sequence ATGACCCCGATTGCAGTCACCCTACTCACCGGTTTTCTTGGCGCAGGTAAAACCACTCTGCTGCGCCACATCCTCAACGAAGAGCACGGCTACAAAATTGCCGTTATCGAAAACGAATTTGGCGAAGTGTCCGTTGACGATCAGCTGATTGGCGATCGCGCCACGCAGATCAAAACCCTGACCAACGGCTGTATCTGCTGTACGCGTTCGAACGAACTGGAGGATGCGCTGTTAGACCTGCTCGACAACCTCGATAAGGGCAATATCAGCTTCGATCGTCTGGTGATTGAATGCACCGGCATGGCCGACCCCGGCCCGATTATTCAGACCTTTTTCTCCCATGAAATCATTTGCCAGCGCTATCTGCTGGATGGCGTTATTGCGCTGGTCGATGCGGTCCATGCCGACGATCAGATGAACCAGTTCACCATCGCCCAGTCGCAGGTCGGCTATGCCGATCGCATCCTGCTGACCAAAACCGACGTCGCTGGCGAAAGCGAGAAACTGCGGGAACGTCTGGCGCGCATCAACGCCCGCGCGCCGGTTTATACCGTGACACATGGCGATATCGACCTCTCCCTGCTGTTCGACACCAACGGCTTTATGCTGGAAGAGAATGTCGTCAGCGCCAAACCGCGCTTCCACTTCATCGGCGACAAGCAGAACGATATCTCTTCCATAGTGGTGGAACTGGATTACCCGGTGGATATCAGCGATGTCTCCCGCGTGATGGAAAACCTGCTGCTGGAGTCCGCAGAAAAACTGCTGCGTTACAAAGGGATGCTGTGGATTGAAGGCGAACCGAACCGGCTGCTGTTCCAGGGCGTCCAGCGCCTCTATAGCGCCGACTGGGATCGCCCGTGGGGCGATGAACCGCCGCACAGCACGCTGGTGTTTATCGGCATTCAGTTGCCTGAAGACGAGATCAGAGCCGCGTTCGCGGGGCTTAAGAAGTAA
- a CDS encoding DUF2955 domain-containing protein, protein MSINTLARVFTPHDNIVYTANDFRQTLRIAVAGTIALSISTFYNVQYGVFFVVYPLMLMSLVPIFNRHVAKQFVFSAAVNCVEMVLIVGYLSQWPVIMTLVVFGLYVMRFRFMSKGPLFLLGSMGVVCQSTMLNFMSYPTTNWHTLMFSNMEACVMAVALSALLHYLIPDVEPRKPPPRIEKDDARIRHESLLSGSVATMIFVIFQVCDLSDSLSALMTGILILFPMHYRGAVLSSIWRVVGVVLACLYILVVQLLIYDFSNHMLLMMPLIGLGLAFSARLHVMEKVGAGVGFASITTIGIMFGQNLHPDSDLVFSDLYRITSVTVALLATLTMVFLVHRVLNCFAATRFVITE, encoded by the coding sequence ATGTCTATTAACACGCTGGCGCGCGTGTTTACGCCACATGACAACATCGTCTATACGGCCAATGATTTTCGCCAGACGCTGCGGATAGCCGTTGCCGGGACGATCGCGCTGAGTATCTCGACCTTTTACAACGTGCAGTACGGCGTTTTCTTCGTGGTTTATCCACTGATGCTGATGTCGCTAGTGCCGATATTTAACCGCCATGTGGCGAAGCAGTTTGTATTCAGTGCGGCGGTGAACTGCGTCGAAATGGTACTGATTGTCGGTTATCTCTCGCAGTGGCCGGTGATCATGACGCTGGTGGTGTTTGGCCTGTACGTGATGCGTTTTCGCTTTATGAGCAAGGGACCGTTGTTTCTACTGGGATCAATGGGCGTGGTCTGCCAGAGCACGATGCTCAACTTTATGAGCTATCCCACCACGAACTGGCACACGCTGATGTTTTCCAACATGGAAGCCTGCGTGATGGCGGTGGCGCTAAGCGCGCTGCTGCACTATCTCATTCCCGACGTGGAACCACGCAAACCGCCGCCGCGCATTGAGAAAGATGACGCCCGCATTCGCCACGAATCGCTGCTTTCCGGGAGTGTCGCGACGATGATTTTTGTCATCTTTCAGGTCTGCGATCTGAGCGATTCGCTGTCGGCGCTGATGACGGGGATTTTGATTCTGTTTCCTATGCATTATCGCGGCGCGGTCCTGAGTTCTATCTGGCGCGTCGTCGGCGTGGTGCTGGCCTGTCTTTACATTCTGGTGGTGCAGTTACTTATTTATGATTTCAGTAACCACATGCTACTGATGATGCCGCTAATTGGCCTCGGGCTGGCCTTCAGCGCCCGTCTGCACGTGATGGAAAAAGTGGGCGCGGGCGTTGGCTTCGCCAGCATCACCACCATCGGCATTATGTTCGGCCAGAACCTGCACCCGGACAGCGACTTAGTGTTCAGCGATCTGTATCGCATCACCTCAGTGACCGTCGCGCTACTGGCAACGCTCACGATGGTGTTTCTGGTCCACCGCGTGCTCAACTGCTTTGCGGCAACGCGGTTTGTGATTACGGAGTAA
- the btsT gene encoding pyruvate/proton symporter BtsT yields the protein MDTKKIFKHIPWVILGIIGAFCLSVVALRRGEHVSALWIVVASVSVYLVAYRYYSLYIAQKVMKLDPTRSTPAVINNDGLNYVPTNRYVLFGHHFAAIAGAGPLVGPVLAAQMGYLPGTLWLLAGVVLAGAVQDFMVLFISSRRNGASLGEMIKEEMGSVPGTIALFGCFLIMIIILAVLALIVVKALAESPWGVFTVCSTVPIALFMGIYMRFLRPGRVGEVSVIGIVLLVASIYFGGVIAHDPYWGPALTFKDTTITFALVGYAFVSALLPVWLILAPRDYLATFLKIGVIVGLALGIVFLNPELKMPAMTQYIDGTGPLWKGALFPFLFITIACGAVSGFHALISSGTTPKLLACETDARFIGYGAMLMESFVAIMALVAASIIEPGLYFAMNTPPAGLGITMPNLHEMGGENAPLIMAQLKDVTAHAAATVSSWGFVISPEQILQTAKDIGEPSVLNRAGGAPTLAVGIAHVFHKVMPMADMGFWYHFGILFEALFILTALDAGTRSGRFMLQDLLGNFVPFLKKTDSLVAGIVGTAGCVGLWGYLLYQGVVDPLGGVKSLWPLFGISNQMLAAVALVLGTVVLIKMQRTKYIWVTVIPAVWLLICTTWALGLKLFSTNPQMEGFFYMASQYKEKIANGGELTAQQIANMNHIVVNNYTNAGLSILFLVVVYSIIFYGFKTWMNVRNVDKRTDKETPYVPIPEGGVKTSSHH from the coding sequence ATGGATACGAAAAAGATATTCAAGCACATACCCTGGGTGATCCTCGGGATCATCGGGGCATTCTGCCTCTCGGTTGTCGCCTTACGCCGGGGTGAACACGTCAGCGCCCTGTGGATCGTGGTCGCTTCCGTGTCGGTATATCTGGTGGCTTACCGCTACTACAGCCTCTACATCGCCCAGAAGGTGATGAAGCTCGACCCTACACGCTCGACACCTGCGGTCATCAATAACGATGGCCTGAACTACGTTCCAACCAACCGCTACGTCCTGTTCGGACACCACTTTGCCGCCATCGCGGGCGCCGGTCCGCTGGTCGGTCCGGTACTGGCCGCGCAGATGGGCTACCTGCCAGGTACCCTGTGGCTGCTGGCGGGCGTCGTGCTGGCGGGTGCGGTTCAGGACTTCATGGTGCTGTTTATCTCTTCTCGCCGTAACGGCGCGTCGCTTGGCGAGATGATTAAAGAAGAGATGGGCTCCGTACCTGGGACAATTGCCCTGTTTGGCTGCTTCTTAATCATGATCATCATCCTCGCGGTACTGGCGCTGATCGTCGTAAAAGCGCTGGCCGAAAGTCCGTGGGGGGTCTTCACCGTTTGCTCCACCGTGCCTATCGCGCTGTTCATGGGGATCTACATGCGCTTCCTGCGTCCAGGGCGTGTGGGTGAAGTGTCGGTAATTGGTATTGTTCTGCTGGTAGCATCTATTTACTTCGGCGGCGTGATTGCTCACGACCCATACTGGGGTCCGGCGCTGACCTTTAAAGACACCACCATTACCTTTGCACTGGTAGGCTATGCGTTTGTGTCTGCGCTGCTGCCGGTATGGCTGATCCTCGCCCCGCGCGACTATCTGGCCACCTTCCTGAAAATCGGTGTTATCGTCGGTCTGGCGCTGGGTATCGTATTCCTCAACCCTGAGCTGAAAATGCCGGCCATGACCCAGTACATCGACGGTACCGGCCCGCTGTGGAAAGGTGCACTGTTCCCGTTCCTGTTCATTACCATTGCCTGTGGCGCTGTCTCTGGCTTCCACGCGCTGATCTCTTCCGGTACGACCCCGAAACTGCTGGCCTGTGAAACTGACGCCCGCTTCATCGGTTACGGTGCGATGCTGATGGAATCCTTCGTAGCGATCATGGCGCTGGTTGCGGCTTCTATTATCGAACCGGGTCTCTACTTTGCAATGAACACCCCACCGGCAGGCCTGGGCATTACCATGCCGAACCTGCATGAGATGGGTGGTGAGAACGCGCCGCTGATTATGGCGCAACTGAAAGACGTGACCGCGCATGCGGCGGCAACCGTCAGCTCCTGGGGCTTCGTGATTTCACCTGAGCAGATCCTGCAAACGGCGAAAGACATTGGCGAACCGTCCGTTCTGAACCGTGCCGGTGGTGCACCGACGCTGGCGGTTGGTATCGCGCACGTGTTCCACAAAGTCATGCCGATGGCTGACATGGGCTTCTGGTACCACTTCGGTATTCTGTTTGAAGCACTGTTCATCCTGACCGCACTGGATGCCGGTACGCGTTCCGGCCGATTCATGCTGCAAGACCTGCTGGGTAACTTCGTCCCGTTCCTGAAGAAAACCGACTCTCTGGTTGCCGGTATCGTCGGTACGGCGGGTTGTGTGGGACTGTGGGGCTACCTGCTGTATCAGGGCGTGGTCGATCCGCTGGGCGGCGTTAAGAGCCTGTGGCCGCTGTTCGGTATCTCTAACCAGATGCTGGCAGCCGTGGCGCTGGTTCTGGGTACCGTGGTACTGATTAAAATGCAGCGCACCAAATACATCTGGGTGACCGTTATCCCGGCTGTCTGGCTGCTTATCTGCACCACCTGGGCGCTGGGTCTGAAACTGTTCAGCACCAACCCGCAGATGGAAGGCTTCTTCTATATGGCTAGCCAGTACAAAGAGAAGATTGCCAACGGCGGCGAACTGACCGCACAGCAGATTGCCAACATGAATCACATTGTTGTGAACAACTACACTAACGCAGGCCTGAGTATTCTGTTCCTGGTGGTGGTGTACAGCATCATCTTCTACGGTTTCAAAACCTGGATGAATGTGCGCAACGTGGACAAACGTACCGATAAAGAAACCCCGTACGTTCCGATTCCTGAAGGCGGCGTGAAGACCTCTTCACATCACTAA
- a CDS encoding Ldh family oxidoreductase, translating into METVNLTLSEAYTLAREVLSINGFSAEHADAIARNVTAGERDGCASHGLWRLLGIVETLRKGKVSADARPQISDQAPAIVKADAGGAFSLVAYEQALPLLISKASTCGIAALAINRCVHFSALFADIEPLTDAGLVGYACTPSHAWVAPAGGTRPLFGTNPIAFGWPRKGKPPYLFDMATSAAARGEIQLHQRSGKAIPEGWGIDSEGQPSTDPQAVLNGAMLTFGGHKGSAFAAMVELLAGPLIGDMTSAESLAWDEGAGGLPYGGELILALDPSRFLGDEAHLHLERAETLFAAMQAQGARLPGERRFSTREKSLLEGVTITRSLFEDISALR; encoded by the coding sequence ATGGAAACAGTAAACCTCACTTTATCTGAGGCTTACACGCTGGCGCGTGAGGTGTTAAGCATCAACGGCTTTAGCGCGGAACATGCGGATGCCATCGCGCGTAACGTGACGGCGGGCGAGCGTGACGGCTGCGCGTCTCACGGGTTATGGCGATTGCTGGGGATCGTCGAGACCCTGCGTAAAGGAAAAGTCTCCGCTGATGCACGTCCGCAGATTTCCGATCAGGCGCCCGCTATCGTCAAGGCGGACGCTGGCGGCGCGTTCTCGCTGGTGGCCTATGAACAGGCGCTGCCGTTGCTCATCAGTAAAGCCAGCACATGCGGAATTGCGGCGCTGGCGATCAACCGCTGCGTTCACTTTTCCGCGTTGTTTGCGGATATTGAACCGCTGACGGACGCCGGACTGGTGGGTTACGCCTGTACGCCAAGCCACGCCTGGGTCGCCCCGGCAGGCGGTACGCGTCCGCTGTTTGGCACGAACCCCATCGCCTTTGGCTGGCCGCGTAAAGGCAAACCGCCTTACCTTTTTGATATGGCAACCAGCGCAGCGGCGCGCGGCGAGATCCAGTTGCATCAGCGTTCCGGAAAAGCGATCCCGGAAGGGTGGGGCATCGACAGCGAGGGGCAACCGTCAACCGATCCGCAGGCGGTATTAAACGGCGCCATGCTGACCTTTGGCGGCCACAAAGGCTCGGCGTTCGCGGCAATGGTTGAACTGCTGGCAGGGCCGCTCATCGGTGACATGACCAGCGCGGAATCGCTGGCCTGGGATGAAGGGGCGGGTGGTTTGCCGTACGGCGGCGAGCTGATTCTGGCGCTTGATCCGTCCCGATTCCTCGGGGATGAGGCGCATCTCCATCTGGAGCGGGCAGAAACCCTGTTTGCCGCGATGCAGGCGCAGGGGGCGCGACTGCCGGGAGAAAGACGCTTCAGTACGCGGGAGAAATCGCTGCTGGAAGGCGTGACGATCACCCGCTCTCTGTTTGAGGACATTTCCGCGCTGAGATAA
- a CDS encoding GNAT family N-acetyltransferase — MHITFRPTTLADADALSAIERSAGQRFLDVPELAWIADDHIVSADQHRDYAGKGMSWLALADDRPVGFLLGEAMGSSLYIAEFSLHLTWQGKGIGRQLIDTVAQWAREQGFTSLTLTTFRHVDWNAPLYQHLGFEILEDGALPAALRQKREEETAHGIAFESRCAMRLMLN; from the coding sequence ATGCACATCACCTTCCGCCCAACCACACTGGCAGATGCTGACGCCCTGTCCGCCATTGAACGCTCAGCAGGACAGCGCTTTTTAGATGTGCCTGAGCTGGCGTGGATCGCAGACGATCACATCGTCAGCGCGGATCAGCATCGGGACTATGCCGGTAAGGGGATGAGTTGGCTGGCGCTGGCTGACGATCGACCCGTTGGATTTCTGCTGGGCGAAGCAATGGGATCGTCGCTGTATATTGCCGAATTTTCACTGCATTTGACGTGGCAGGGTAAGGGCATTGGCCGTCAGTTAATCGACACCGTCGCGCAGTGGGCGCGCGAGCAGGGCTTTACCTCTCTGACGCTCACCACGTTTCGCCATGTCGACTGGAACGCGCCGCTGTATCAACATCTGGGATTTGAAATACTGGAAGATGGCGCGTTGCCGGCAGCATTACGCCAGAAGCGAGAGGAAGAGACGGCGCATGGCATCGCGTTTGAATCACGTTGTGCCATGCGCCTGATGCTTAATTAA
- a CDS encoding HlyD family secretion protein produces the protein MMTPEQKFARWVRVSIAAFLAIFAWFIVADIWIPLTPDSTVMRTVTPVSSRVSGYVSHVYVRNNSPVKKGDLLYELDPTPFINKVEAAQIAFAQARLSNQQLDAQIASARANLRTAEYTARNDKLTFDRYQRLSTMQNVSQADLDKVRTTWQTSEQSVTALHANIQNLLIQRGEREDNHNVTLQKYRNALEEAQLNLAWTKVYAETDGTVSNLQLNAGLYATAATPLLALVSNQTDIVADFREKSLRHTRVNTDAAVVFDAMPGKVFRARVTSSDAGILAGQEEVNGQLSQPEQSTRWVRDARRMRIHVTLSEPLDKPLPTGARATVQLYNSEGPFARTFAGAQIHLVSWLHYVY, from the coding sequence ATGATGACCCCAGAACAGAAGTTTGCCCGTTGGGTAAGGGTGAGTATTGCCGCTTTCCTGGCTATATTCGCCTGGTTTATCGTTGCCGATATCTGGATCCCGCTGACGCCGGACTCCACGGTGATGCGCACCGTTACACCGGTTTCGTCGCGCGTTTCCGGCTACGTCTCGCACGTCTATGTGCGTAACAACAGCCCGGTTAAAAAAGGCGATCTGCTTTATGAGCTGGATCCCACGCCATTTATCAATAAAGTTGAAGCCGCGCAAATCGCCTTTGCGCAGGCCAGACTGAGCAATCAGCAACTGGATGCGCAGATTGCTTCTGCCCGCGCTAACCTGCGTACTGCCGAATACACTGCGCGTAATGACAAACTGACGTTCGATCGCTATCAGCGGTTAAGCACGATGCAGAACGTGTCGCAGGCGGATCTCGACAAGGTGCGGACGACCTGGCAGACCAGCGAGCAGTCGGTAACCGCCCTGCATGCCAACATCCAGAATCTGCTGATCCAGCGCGGCGAGCGTGAAGATAACCATAACGTGACGCTGCAAAAATATCGCAATGCGCTGGAAGAAGCGCAGCTGAATCTGGCATGGACAAAAGTGTATGCGGAGACGGACGGGACGGTGAGTAATCTCCAGCTTAACGCCGGACTTTATGCCACTGCCGCCACGCCACTGCTGGCGCTGGTCAGCAATCAGACGGATATCGTGGCTGATTTTCGCGAGAAGAGCCTGCGCCATACCCGCGTGAACACCGATGCCGCCGTGGTATTTGATGCCATGCCGGGCAAAGTGTTCCGTGCACGCGTCACCAGCAGCGATGCGGGGATCCTCGCCGGACAAGAAGAGGTCAACGGCCAGTTGTCGCAGCCGGAGCAATCCACGCGCTGGGTGCGCGATGCCCGGCGGATGCGTATTCACGTGACTCTGAGTGAGCCGCTGGACAAACCGTTGCCGACCGGTGCCCGCGCTACGGTGCAGTTGTACAACAGTGAAGGGCCGTTTGCCCGCACCTTTGCGGGGGCGCAAATCCATCTGGTTAGCTGGCTGCATTATGTCTATTAA
- a CDS encoding PLP-dependent aminotransferase family protein, protein MTRYQHLANLLAERIEQGLYRHGEKLPSVRSLSQEHGVSISTVQQAYQVLESLQLITPQPRSGYFVAPQKAQPPVPPMSRPVQRPVEITQWDQVLNMLEGHHDPSVIPLSSGIPDVSQPSLKPLWRELSRVAQHNLSAILGYDELAGSLALRQQIARLMLDGGSVVNADDLVITSGSQSGMSLALLAVCQAGDIVAVESPAYYGTMQLLRGLGIKVIEIPTDPDTGISIEALELALEQWPIKGVILVPNCNNPLGFIMPDARKRAVLALAQRHDIVIFEDDVYGELATEYPRPRTLHSWDIDGRVILCSSFTKSVAPGLRVGWVAPGRYHDKLLHMKYAVIGTNVPATQLAAAAFVREGHYHRHVRRMRQIYQRNMEIYTCWAREYFPCGICVTRPKGGFMLWVELPEQVDMVCVARQLCRLKIQVAPGSLFSASGKYRNCVRINCALPPNEKHRDVMQKLGEALKVAMEEVAAPGTVIL, encoded by the coding sequence ATGACGCGTTACCAACATCTGGCCAATCTGCTGGCCGAGCGTATTGAACAAGGGCTGTATCGTCACGGAGAAAAACTGCCGTCGGTGCGCAGTCTGAGTCAGGAGCACGGTGTCAGTATCAGCACCGTGCAGCAGGCGTATCAGGTACTGGAATCACTGCAACTCATTACGCCGCAGCCCCGTTCAGGTTACTTCGTCGCGCCGCAAAAAGCGCAGCCGCCAGTTCCCCCGATGTCGCGTCCGGTACAGCGTCCGGTTGAGATAACCCAATGGGATCAGGTGCTGAATATGCTGGAAGGCCATCACGATCCATCGGTTATCCCACTGAGCAGTGGTATTCCGGATGTCAGCCAACCCAGTCTGAAGCCTCTCTGGCGCGAGCTCAGTCGCGTGGCGCAACACAATCTGAGTGCGATTCTGGGCTACGATGAACTGGCTGGCAGCCTCGCACTACGCCAACAAATCGCGAGGCTAATGCTCGATGGCGGCTCAGTTGTTAACGCCGATGATCTGGTGATTACCAGCGGCAGCCAAAGCGGCATGTCACTGGCACTGCTGGCCGTCTGCCAGGCTGGAGACATTGTGGCCGTGGAATCCCCGGCGTATTACGGCACCATGCAATTGCTGCGCGGCTTAGGGATCAAAGTGATTGAGATCCCGACGGATCCGGATACCGGCATCAGTATTGAAGCGCTGGAGCTGGCACTGGAACAATGGCCCATCAAAGGGGTGATCCTGGTTCCGAATTGCAATAATCCGCTGGGATTTATCATGCCGGATGCGCGCAAGCGCGCCGTACTGGCGCTTGCCCAACGCCACGACATTGTGATTTTTGAGGATGATGTGTATGGCGAGCTGGCGACAGAGTATCCCCGTCCCAGAACCCTTCATTCCTGGGATATCGACGGTCGGGTTATCCTTTGCAGTTCATTCACCAAATCGGTCGCCCCCGGTCTGCGCGTCGGCTGGGTCGCACCGGGTCGTTATCATGACAAACTGCTGCACATGAAGTACGCCGTCATTGGCACTAACGTTCCCGCCACACAGCTGGCCGCGGCAGCGTTTGTCCGGGAAGGTCACTATCACCGCCACGTCCGGCGAATGCGGCAGATTTATCAGCGTAATATGGAGATATATACCTGCTGGGCGCGAGAATATTTTCCCTGTGGGATCTGCGTTACGCGACCAAAAGGCGGTTTTATGTTGTGGGTCGAACTCCCGGAGCAGGTCGATATGGTTTGTGTCGCCAGACAGCTCTGTCGCCTGAAAATTCAGGTCGCGCCGGGCTCACTGTTTTCCGCATCCGGGAAATACCGCAATTGCGTGCGCATAAACTGCGCGCTCCCGCCCAACGAAAAGCATCGGGACGTGATGCAGAAACTGGGCGAGGCGTTAAAGGTGGCGATGGAGGAGGTTGCGGCACCAGGGACCGTTATCCTGTGA
- a CDS encoding MarR family transcriptional regulator: MTEDERFARRPMGMRMAMVVRQWRAIIDAAITDTGLTQSSWTVLMQLHQLGDNVSVSELAEVQGIELPPLMRTLTQLENQGYLVRSTSPYDKRIRLLMLTAEGRARLEALNRVIEAYQHRVTRAIPEADLASFSATLNLIACNLRTIREEDNQH, encoded by the coding sequence ATGACTGAAGATGAGCGGTTTGCCCGTCGCCCGATGGGGATGCGTATGGCGATGGTAGTGCGTCAATGGCGTGCCATTATTGATGCGGCTATTACCGATACGGGCCTGACTCAGTCCAGTTGGACGGTGCTGATGCAACTGCATCAGTTGGGTGATAACGTCTCGGTCAGCGAACTGGCGGAGGTGCAGGGCATTGAACTGCCGCCGCTGATGCGCACGCTCACGCAACTGGAAAATCAGGGCTATCTGGTGCGTTCCACATCGCCATATGACAAACGCATCCGCCTGCTCATGCTGACCGCGGAAGGTCGTGCCCGGCTGGAAGCGCTGAACCGGGTGATTGAGGCCTATCAACATCGCGTCACACGTGCCATTCCTGAAGCGGATCTCGCTTCATTCAGTGCCACCTTAAATTTAATCGCCTGCAATTTGCGGACAATCCGCGAAGAAGATAATCAACACTAA
- the tsr gene encoding methyl-accepting chemotaxis protein, translating into MLKRIKIVTSLLLVLALFGLLQLTSGGLFFNALKNDKENFTVLQTIRQQQSTLNGSWVALLQTRNTLNRAGIRYMMDQSNIGSGATVADLMQIASTSLKQAEKNWADYEALPRDPRQSEAASAEIKRNYDIYHNALAELIQLLGAGKINEFFDQPTQGYQDGFEKQYVNYLQQNDRLYDLAVGDNNRSYSQAMWILGSVLLAVLVVIIAVWFGIKLSLIAPMNRLIASIRHIASGDLVKRIDVEGTNEMGQLAESLRHMQGELVRTVGDVRNGANAIYSGASEIAMGNNDLSSRTEQQAASLEETAASMEELTATVKQNAENARQASHLALSASETAQKGGKVVDNVVQTMRDIASSSQKIADIISVIDGIAFQTNILALNAAVEAARAGEQGRGFAVVAGEVRNLAQRSAQAAREIKSLIEDSVSRVDVGSTLVESAGETMDEIVNAVTRVTDIMGEIASASDEQSRGIDQVGLAVAEMDRVTQQNASLVEESAAAAAALEEQASRLTQAVAVFHIQQEQRRARDVASVKPVSTTVQPRKAAVAETGDNWETF; encoded by the coding sequence ATGTTAAAACGTATCAAGATTGTGACCAGCCTACTGTTGGTTCTGGCTTTATTTGGCCTTTTACAACTCACTTCAGGCGGATTGTTCTTTAATGCATTGAAAAATGACAAAGAGAACTTCACCGTGCTGCAAACTATTCGTCAGCAGCAGTCCACGCTGAATGGCAGTTGGGTAGCGCTGCTGCAAACGCGTAACACCCTTAACCGTGCGGGTATCCGCTACATGATGGATCAGAGCAATATTGGTAGCGGCGCGACCGTTGCGGATCTGATGCAGATTGCCAGCACCTCCCTGAAACAGGCGGAAAAAAACTGGGCGGATTACGAAGCGCTGCCGCGCGACCCGCGTCAAAGCGAAGCGGCATCGGCGGAGATCAAACGCAATTATGACATCTATCACAACGCGTTAGCTGAACTGATCCAGTTGCTGGGCGCCGGGAAGATCAACGAGTTTTTCGATCAGCCGACCCAGGGATATCAGGACGGTTTTGAGAAGCAGTATGTGAACTATCTGCAACAGAACGACCGTCTGTATGACCTGGCGGTAGGGGACAACAACCGCTCCTACAGCCAGGCAATGTGGATTCTGGGCAGCGTGCTGTTGGCGGTGCTGGTGGTTATTATTGCCGTCTGGTTTGGTATCAAGCTGTCGCTGATCGCACCAATGAATCGCCTGATTGCGAGCATTCGTCATATTGCCAGTGGCGATCTGGTGAAGCGTATTGATGTGGAAGGCACCAATGAAATGGGCCAACTGGCGGAAAGCCTGCGCCACATGCAGGGTGAGCTGGTGCGTACCGTGGGCGACGTGCGTAACGGCGCGAACGCCATTTACAGCGGCGCCAGCGAAATCGCGATGGGTAACAACGATCTCTCTTCCCGTACCGAGCAGCAGGCGGCGTCTCTGGAAGAGACGGCGGCGAGCATGGAAGAGCTGACGGCCACCGTTAAGCAGAACGCCGAAAACGCCCGTCAGGCCAGCCATCTGGCGCTGAGCGCGTCCGAAACGGCGCAGAAAGGCGGGAAAGTGGTCGATAACGTGGTGCAAACCATGCGTGATATCGCCTCCAGTTCGCAGAAAATTGCTGACATTATCAGCGTGATCGACGGCATTGCCTTCCAGACCAACATTCTGGCGCTGAACGCGGCGGTAGAAGCGGCCCGTGCCGGTGAGCAAGGGCGCGGCTTTGCGGTGGTTGCTGGTGAAGTGCGCAACCTCGCCCAGCGCAGTGCGCAGGCCGCGCGAGAGATCAAAAGCCTGATTGAAGACTCCGTCAGCCGTGTTGATGTCGGTTCTACGCTGGTCGAAAGCGCCGGTGAAACTATGGATGAGATCGTGAATGCGGTTACCCGCGTGACCGACATCATGGGTGAAATCGCATCGGCTTCCGATGAGCAAAGTCGTGGGATTGACCAGGTGGGTCTGGCCGTAGCGGAAATGGATCGCGTCACCCAGCAGAACGCCTCGCTGGTGGAAGAGTCCGCCGCCGCCGCCGCCGCGCTGGAAGAGCAGGCCAGTCGTCTGACTCAGGCCGTCGCCGTGTTCCACATCCAGCAGGAACAACGGCGTGCGCGTGACGTTGCCAGCGTTAAGCCCGTTTCTACAACGGTTCAACCGCGTAAAGCCGCTGTGGCGGAGACCGGGGATAACTGGGAAACGTTTTAA
- a CDS encoding DUF1127 domain-containing protein: MEFHENKAKQPFIGFVLIWRAFKKWRLQVQTRRILLQMSDERLKDLGLRRDQIN, translated from the coding sequence ATGGAATTTCATGAAAACAAAGCAAAGCAGCCGTTTATTGGCTTTGTCCTGATCTGGCGAGCGTTTAAAAAATGGCGGCTGCAGGTGCAAACCCGACGGATCCTGCTACAGATGAGTGATGAACGGCTCAAGGATCTGGGGTTACGCCGGGATCAGATCAACTAG
- a CDS encoding YbdD/YjiX family protein, producing MFGNLGQAKKYLGQAAKMLIGIPDYDNYVEHMQTNHPDKPYMSYEEFFRERQQARYGGDGKGGMRCC from the coding sequence ATGTTTGGTAACTTAGGTCAGGCAAAAAAATATCTCGGCCAGGCGGCAAAGATGTTGATTGGTATTCCAGACTACGACAACTACGTCGAGCATATGCAAACCAACCATCCGGACAAGCCGTACATGAGCTATGAAGAATTCTTCCGCGAGCGCCAGCAGGCGCGCTACGGCGGCGACGGTAAAGGCGGCATGCGCTGCTGTTAG